A region from the Chitinophaga sp. Cy-1792 genome encodes:
- a CDS encoding tRNA-(ms[2]io[6]A)-hydroxylase: MSKVSILGLKLPSDPRWVNLAAISLQDILTDHAYCEQKAASSAISLIQRNPDRERLVAELAPIVTEEWGHFRQVLAELKKRGLPLGKQRKDEYVNALLNFKVKGGSAEDSLLDNLLIFALIEARSCERFRLLSEGLEDEYLREFYRKFMISEAGHYRLFIDLANEYFQEDKVRNRWQEWLLQEAEILKEIEVRGDRMH, encoded by the coding sequence ATGAGTAAAGTTTCTATATTAGGCCTGAAACTCCCTTCGGATCCCCGCTGGGTCAATCTCGCCGCCATTTCCCTTCAGGATATCCTCACAGACCACGCCTATTGCGAACAAAAGGCAGCCTCTTCTGCGATATCCCTTATCCAGCGCAACCCCGACAGAGAACGACTGGTAGCCGAACTGGCGCCCATAGTTACTGAAGAATGGGGACACTTCCGCCAGGTACTCGCCGAACTCAAAAAGAGAGGGCTCCCTCTGGGTAAACAAAGAAAGGACGAATATGTTAATGCCCTGCTCAACTTTAAAGTAAAAGGCGGCAGCGCAGAAGATTCCCTCCTCGACAACCTCCTCATCTTCGCCCTCATCGAAGCCCGTAGCTGCGAACGCTTCCGGCTGCTGAGCGAAGGCCTCGAAGATGAATACCTCCGCGAATTCTACCGTAAGTTCATGATCTCTGAAGCTGGCCACTATCGCCTGTTTATAGATCTGGCCAATGAATATTTTCAAGAAGATAAAGTAAGAAACCGCTGGCAGGAATGGCTCCTCCAGGAAGCGGAAATCCTCAAAGAAATTGAAGTACGTGGCGACAGAATGCACTAG
- a CDS encoding 8-amino-7-oxononanoate synthase has product MEDILRKQLQERREQHSFRSLRVSGGLTDFCSNDYLGLARSAAMQEAVHNLLQDRPYGMGSTGSRLLAGNYPWIEEVEQDLAAFHQAPAALIFNSGYDANLGLFATVPQKGDTIIYDQLIHASIRDGIRLSHAQSWAFKHNDIIDLQQKIERGSGNIFVVVESVYSMDGDMAPLALLAPMCKELNCLLIVDEAHATGVIGSRGEGLVQHLGLAAQCFARVHTFGKAVGCHGAVVLGSTILRDYLINFCRAFIYTTALPPAAMAAIQAAYSLFPYMPDARIQLETLRNYFRQNAAHLTLINSDTPIQAIITKGNEYTRTVAAALQAAGLDVRPILHPTVPKGEERLRVVLHSFNTTAEIDQLLGVLKQ; this is encoded by the coding sequence ATGGAAGATATATTACGTAAACAGCTACAGGAGCGCCGGGAGCAGCATTCTTTCCGTAGCCTGCGTGTGTCGGGCGGGTTGACAGACTTCTGTTCCAACGATTACCTGGGATTGGCCCGCAGTGCGGCTATGCAGGAAGCGGTGCACAATCTTTTACAGGACCGGCCTTATGGGATGGGCAGTACAGGTTCCCGGCTGCTGGCGGGTAATTACCCCTGGATAGAAGAAGTGGAGCAGGACCTGGCCGCCTTTCATCAGGCGCCGGCAGCGCTGATCTTTAATTCCGGCTATGATGCCAATCTGGGGTTATTTGCCACGGTGCCGCAGAAAGGTGATACCATTATTTATGACCAGTTGATACATGCCAGTATAAGGGATGGCATTCGTTTATCCCATGCACAATCCTGGGCATTTAAACATAACGATATCATCGATTTGCAGCAGAAAATAGAACGCGGGAGCGGGAATATATTTGTGGTAGTGGAGTCTGTATATTCGATGGATGGCGATATGGCGCCATTGGCGCTGCTAGCGCCGATGTGTAAAGAGCTGAATTGTCTGCTGATTGTAGACGAAGCACATGCAACAGGTGTGATAGGCAGCAGGGGAGAGGGATTGGTGCAGCACCTGGGATTGGCGGCGCAATGCTTTGCGAGGGTACATACATTCGGAAAGGCAGTTGGGTGTCATGGTGCGGTAGTATTGGGTTCCACCATCTTACGTGATTACCTGATCAACTTCTGCAGGGCGTTTATTTATACTACCGCTTTGCCGCCGGCAGCCATGGCGGCTATACAGGCAGCATACAGTCTGTTCCCGTATATGCCGGACGCGCGGATACAGCTGGAGACATTAAGGAACTATTTCCGGCAGAACGCCGCGCATCTGACCCTGATTAACAGCGATACACCCATACAGGCGATCATTACTAAAGGGAACGAATATACGAGAACAGTGGCGGCAGCCTTGCAGGCGGCGGGGCTGGATGTGCGGCCCATACTACATCCTACGGTGCCTAAAGGGGAAGAGCGGTTGCGTGTGGTGTTGCATAGTTTCAATACCACTGCAGAAATAGATCAGTTGCTGGGCGTCTTAAAACAATAA